The Cardiocondyla obscurior isolate alpha-2009 linkage group LG22, Cobs3.1, whole genome shotgun sequence genome includes a region encoding these proteins:
- the Morula gene encoding anaphase-promoting complex subunit 2 isoform X1: protein MDMAKVEKNSNELFDQLERVFPIIKGKLQEECVEEEFTSLVETLQYLKSTEYVIDIVIHHIEQYIRCHVAPGFWKKFEYTADSQRGFELFKSAVDDLYSNLTEFLPILKKLEYLKQNTGETSLTTTKNDTDVEAQFKLIVRATLLSQLPLCHECIIEHFYKIAFNVFCNSDNTSQADISINEVQCSGCGQEIENCRCQVIVYMFHETNRKLITLELLERLVGNVLTSLIHIRIENHVILTCDKSFDVSQLILLENWLETVVMNWLIRVYSGGFSKTVTLSDEVRQAINKFKQKLSHFLYETYTNIRIDHLFNIIIEYPESQPAVDDLRICLERTDKRKVLVKNLQEAIKTRLLHAGVNTPDIVTAYIAAIKALKHLDPTGVLLEAVTEPIKCYLRSREDTVRSVVNSLLDDSPSELADELVKGECLQLDDGSADDETEDWEKWMPDPVDADPAKSTQRKVSDIISTLVNVYGSQDLFVNEYRTLLADRLLSQLNYHTEREIRHLELLKRRFGENQLHYCEVMLKDVYDSKRIDGNIHSDTTYNLQRELFPTSALILSAQFWPPFKEDWKLKLPSLVQNQLNKYVKAFEALKGNRTLCWKPHLGNVSLEIELKDRKLDINVTPVHATIILHFQDKNEWTLKDLAEVMHAPPTVLRRKMAFWVSQGLLKETSTDVFVLQEESTSKNRLPSDIVEEEETESAMASASDQREEELQVFWSYIVGMLTNLDSLPIERIHQMLKMFASQGPGAVECGLPELRQFLDRKVREHQLLLSGSYYRLPKS from the exons ATGGACATGGCGAAGGTGGAAAAGAACTCGAATGAGCTCTTCGATCAGTTAGAACGCGTATTTCCGATAATTAAAGGAAAG CTTCAAGAGGAATGCGTGGAGGAGGAATTTACGAGTTTAGTAGAGACTCTGCAATACCTCAAGTCAACAGAATATGTCATAGACATCGTAATTCACCATATAGAGCAGTACATTCGTTGTCACGTAGCGCCAGGATTCTGGAAAAAATTCGAATACACGGCAGATAGTCAGCGGGGCTTTGAATTATTCAAATCAGCTGTTGACGATTTGTATTCTAACCTCACGGAGTTTCTGCCGATCCTAAAGAAGCTGGAATATCTGAAACAAAACACGGGGGAGACGTCTTTGACCACCACTAAAAATGATACTGATGTAGAGGCACAATTCAAGCTCATCGTAAGAGCGACTTTGTTAAGTCAATTACCTCTGTGCCACGAATGCATTATAGAACACTTCTATAAAATAGCGTTTAACGTATTTTGTAATTCAGACAATACGTCTCAAG CAGATATATCGATCAACGAGGTCCAGTGTTCAGGATGTGGTCAGGAAATAGAAAACTGTCGGTGCCAAGTGATTGTCTACATGTTCCACGAGacaaacagaaaattaatcaCCTTAGAATTATTGGAGAGGCTCGTAGGAAATGTACTGACGTCATTGATACACATTCGCATCGAGAATCACGTAATTCTAACGTGCGACAAATCGTTCGATGTGTCACAGCTGATTTTATtggaaaat TGGCTCGAAACTGTCGTTATGAACTGGCTGATAAGGGTTTACTCTGGTGGTTTCTCAAAGACTGTAACGCTTAGCGACGAAGTTCGCCAAGCCATAAACAAAttcaaacaaaaattatctcaTTTTTTATACGAAACGTACACCAACATAAGAATCGACCacctttttaatataattatag AATATCCCGAATCACAGCCCGCTGTAGACGATCTTCGAATTTGTTTAGAGAGAACCGATAAGAGGAAGGTTTTAGTTAAGAACTTGCAAGAGGCGATTAAAACGAGGCTCCTACATGCCGGTGTCAACACTCCGGATATAGTGACTGCTTACATCGCCGCGATCAAGGCGCTCAAACACCTCGATCCGACCGGCGTACTTCTGGAAGCTGTAACAGAACCTATCAA atgcTATTTGAGGAGCAGAGAAGATACTGTACGTTCTGTTGTTAACAGTTTGCTTGATGACTCACCCAGCGAGTTAGCGGATGAATTAGTAAAAGGCGAATGCTTGCAACTGGATGATGGCTCAGCAGACGACGAGACTGAAGACTGGGAAAAGTGGATGCCGGATCCGGTCGATGCTGATCCTG CTAAGTCGACGCAGCGTAAAGTGTCTGACATAATCTCTACGCTGGTAAACGTTTACGGGAGCCAGGATTTGTTCGTCAACGAGTATCGCACGTTACTGGCGGACAGATTGCTTTCGCAACTTAATTACCACACCGAACGCGAGATACGTCACTTGGAGTTGCTGAAAAGACGATTCGGCGAGAACCAACTGCACTATTGCGAAGTTATGCTCAAAGACGTTTACGACTCGAAAAGGATAGATGGTAATATTCACTCCGACACCACTTACAACTTGCAGAGAGAACTCTTTCCCACTTCCGCGCTCATACTGTCGGCGCAGTTCTGGCCGCCGTTTAAGGAGGATTGGAAGTTAAAGTTGCCGAGTCTCGTGCAAAACCAACTAAACAAGTATGTGAAGGCGTTCGAGGCGTTAAAAGGAAACAGAACGCTCTGCTGGAAGCCGCACTTGGGAAATGTGAGCTTGgaaatcgaattaaaagaCAGAAAACTGGATATAAATGTCACGCCAGTGCACGCGACGATTATCTTGCACTTTCAGGATAAAA ATGAATGGACTTTGAAAGATCTCGCAGAAGTAATGCACGCGCCACCGACGGTTTTGCGGCGCAAGATGGCATTCTGGGTATCGCAGGGTCTTCTGAAAGAGACGTCTACCGATGTGTTCGTTCTACAGGAAGAGAGCACGTCTAAGAACCGTTTACCGTCAGACATTGTTGAAGAGGAAGAGACTGAAAGCGCAATGGCTTCAGCCAGTGATCaaagagaggaagaattaCAAGTATTTTGGTCGTACATTGTCGGCATGCTGACGAACCTGGATTCATTGCCAATCGAAAGAATTCATCAGATGCTGAAAATGTTCGCTTCGCAAGGACCGGGCGCTGTGGAATGTGGCTTACCGGAATTGAGGCAGTTTCTGGACAGAAAAGTCAGAGAACATCAACTGCTACTCTCCGGTAGTTATTATCGGCTACCAAAGTCAtaa
- the Morula gene encoding anaphase-promoting complex subunit 2 isoform X2: MDMAKVEKNSNELFDQLERVFPIIKGKLQEECVEEEFTSLVETLQYLKSTEYVIDIVIHHIEQYIRCHVAPGFWKKFEYTADSQRGFELFKSAVDDLYSNLTEFLPILKKLEYLKQNTGETSLTTTKNDTDVEAQFKLIVRATLLSQLPLCHECIIEHFYKIAFNVFCNSDNTSQDISINEVQCSGCGQEIENCRCQVIVYMFHETNRKLITLELLERLVGNVLTSLIHIRIENHVILTCDKSFDVSQLILLENWLETVVMNWLIRVYSGGFSKTVTLSDEVRQAINKFKQKLSHFLYETYTNIRIDHLFNIIIEYPESQPAVDDLRICLERTDKRKVLVKNLQEAIKTRLLHAGVNTPDIVTAYIAAIKALKHLDPTGVLLEAVTEPIKCYLRSREDTVRSVVNSLLDDSPSELADELVKGECLQLDDGSADDETEDWEKWMPDPVDADPAKSTQRKVSDIISTLVNVYGSQDLFVNEYRTLLADRLLSQLNYHTEREIRHLELLKRRFGENQLHYCEVMLKDVYDSKRIDGNIHSDTTYNLQRELFPTSALILSAQFWPPFKEDWKLKLPSLVQNQLNKYVKAFEALKGNRTLCWKPHLGNVSLEIELKDRKLDINVTPVHATIILHFQDKNEWTLKDLAEVMHAPPTVLRRKMAFWVSQGLLKETSTDVFVLQEESTSKNRLPSDIVEEEETESAMASASDQREEELQVFWSYIVGMLTNLDSLPIERIHQMLKMFASQGPGAVECGLPELRQFLDRKVREHQLLLSGSYYRLPKS; the protein is encoded by the exons ATGGACATGGCGAAGGTGGAAAAGAACTCGAATGAGCTCTTCGATCAGTTAGAACGCGTATTTCCGATAATTAAAGGAAAG CTTCAAGAGGAATGCGTGGAGGAGGAATTTACGAGTTTAGTAGAGACTCTGCAATACCTCAAGTCAACAGAATATGTCATAGACATCGTAATTCACCATATAGAGCAGTACATTCGTTGTCACGTAGCGCCAGGATTCTGGAAAAAATTCGAATACACGGCAGATAGTCAGCGGGGCTTTGAATTATTCAAATCAGCTGTTGACGATTTGTATTCTAACCTCACGGAGTTTCTGCCGATCCTAAAGAAGCTGGAATATCTGAAACAAAACACGGGGGAGACGTCTTTGACCACCACTAAAAATGATACTGATGTAGAGGCACAATTCAAGCTCATCGTAAGAGCGACTTTGTTAAGTCAATTACCTCTGTGCCACGAATGCATTATAGAACACTTCTATAAAATAGCGTTTAACGTATTTTGTAATTCAGACAATACGTCTCAAG ATATATCGATCAACGAGGTCCAGTGTTCAGGATGTGGTCAGGAAATAGAAAACTGTCGGTGCCAAGTGATTGTCTACATGTTCCACGAGacaaacagaaaattaatcaCCTTAGAATTATTGGAGAGGCTCGTAGGAAATGTACTGACGTCATTGATACACATTCGCATCGAGAATCACGTAATTCTAACGTGCGACAAATCGTTCGATGTGTCACAGCTGATTTTATtggaaaat TGGCTCGAAACTGTCGTTATGAACTGGCTGATAAGGGTTTACTCTGGTGGTTTCTCAAAGACTGTAACGCTTAGCGACGAAGTTCGCCAAGCCATAAACAAAttcaaacaaaaattatctcaTTTTTTATACGAAACGTACACCAACATAAGAATCGACCacctttttaatataattatag AATATCCCGAATCACAGCCCGCTGTAGACGATCTTCGAATTTGTTTAGAGAGAACCGATAAGAGGAAGGTTTTAGTTAAGAACTTGCAAGAGGCGATTAAAACGAGGCTCCTACATGCCGGTGTCAACACTCCGGATATAGTGACTGCTTACATCGCCGCGATCAAGGCGCTCAAACACCTCGATCCGACCGGCGTACTTCTGGAAGCTGTAACAGAACCTATCAA atgcTATTTGAGGAGCAGAGAAGATACTGTACGTTCTGTTGTTAACAGTTTGCTTGATGACTCACCCAGCGAGTTAGCGGATGAATTAGTAAAAGGCGAATGCTTGCAACTGGATGATGGCTCAGCAGACGACGAGACTGAAGACTGGGAAAAGTGGATGCCGGATCCGGTCGATGCTGATCCTG CTAAGTCGACGCAGCGTAAAGTGTCTGACATAATCTCTACGCTGGTAAACGTTTACGGGAGCCAGGATTTGTTCGTCAACGAGTATCGCACGTTACTGGCGGACAGATTGCTTTCGCAACTTAATTACCACACCGAACGCGAGATACGTCACTTGGAGTTGCTGAAAAGACGATTCGGCGAGAACCAACTGCACTATTGCGAAGTTATGCTCAAAGACGTTTACGACTCGAAAAGGATAGATGGTAATATTCACTCCGACACCACTTACAACTTGCAGAGAGAACTCTTTCCCACTTCCGCGCTCATACTGTCGGCGCAGTTCTGGCCGCCGTTTAAGGAGGATTGGAAGTTAAAGTTGCCGAGTCTCGTGCAAAACCAACTAAACAAGTATGTGAAGGCGTTCGAGGCGTTAAAAGGAAACAGAACGCTCTGCTGGAAGCCGCACTTGGGAAATGTGAGCTTGgaaatcgaattaaaagaCAGAAAACTGGATATAAATGTCACGCCAGTGCACGCGACGATTATCTTGCACTTTCAGGATAAAA ATGAATGGACTTTGAAAGATCTCGCAGAAGTAATGCACGCGCCACCGACGGTTTTGCGGCGCAAGATGGCATTCTGGGTATCGCAGGGTCTTCTGAAAGAGACGTCTACCGATGTGTTCGTTCTACAGGAAGAGAGCACGTCTAAGAACCGTTTACCGTCAGACATTGTTGAAGAGGAAGAGACTGAAAGCGCAATGGCTTCAGCCAGTGATCaaagagaggaagaattaCAAGTATTTTGGTCGTACATTGTCGGCATGCTGACGAACCTGGATTCATTGCCAATCGAAAGAATTCATCAGATGCTGAAAATGTTCGCTTCGCAAGGACCGGGCGCTGTGGAATGTGGCTTACCGGAATTGAGGCAGTTTCTGGACAGAAAAGTCAGAGAACATCAACTGCTACTCTCCGGTAGTTATTATCGGCTACCAAAGTCAtaa
- the LOC139110959 gene encoding E3 ubiquitin-protein ligase RNF8, producing MESLKRTRSDENLTILEPVLIKTDTNEYIRIDKNEFRIGRAKENDEIILDLNISRKHCLFKCEPPDSWTIKDLSSSTTFVNDVAISPGGVQRIHAGDIIQFSVKQEFRYVFTFAERDCCAKKLRIDEKILDTVLEKQKTFAETQECQRKELKEKLEMKQQELGCLHQQLKDLHAQQLVPKDDKEILLQQVTVLENKIKACNSQEKHLNNMYSQLLEKLENERKQFEVRLNEEKQKWQEALELSNQEKDLIELKIKNQMEKWRQEQQAEWKKMLENKVKEEKNIQEQLLNEKNMLENKVKEEKNIQAQLLNEKNMLKNKVKEEKNIQAQLLNEKNMLKNKVEEEKNIQAQLLNEKNRLEAKLKETEKALKEEQEAKAETSQIILNASTSSEIIPSTSNCMLFNFDTNQYETTEYEIIDTIDLTTLNENILKANIKEDVLEKVNDIMDEQLTCNICSELFVKPMLLSCSHTFCYHCIKMWNKKKKECPICRKPVTSMTKSLVLDNFIESMVENLPIELKNRRQEIIREREVSVAGYKRRY from the exons CAATATATCGAGAAAGCACTGTCTTTTTAAATGCGAACCTCCAGATAGCTGGACAATTAAAGATTTGAGTTCTTCTACGACGTTTGTTAACGACGTCGCTATTTCTCCCGGAGGAGTACAACGTATACATGCAGGtgatattatacaatttagTGTTAAGCAAGAGTTCAGATATGTATTTACGTTTGCTGAAAGGGACTGCTGTgccaaaaaattacgtatagATGAAAAAATTCTTGACACTGTTCTTGAGAAGCAGAAGACATTTGCCGAGACTCAGGAATGCCAGCGGAAGGAATTAAAGGAGAAGCTTGAAATGAAGCAACAAGAGCTTGGTTGTTTGCATCAGCAACTCAAGGATTTACATGCTCAACAACTAGTGCCCAAAGATGACAAAGAAATTTTGTTGCAGCAAGTTACAGtactagaaaataaaataaaggcgTGCAACTCTCAGGAAAAACATTTGAACAACATGTACTCCCAATTGCTGGAAAAATTGGAGAATGAGAGAAAACAGTTTGAAGTAAGGCTGAacgaagaaaaacaaaagtgGCAGGAAGCGTTAGAATTGAGTAATCAAGAGAAAGATTTAATTgagttgaaaataaaaaatcaaatggAGAAGTGGAGACAAGAGCAGCAAGCAGAATGGAAGAAAATGCTGGAAAACAAGGTcaaggaagagaaaaatatacagGAGCAATTattgaacgaaaaaaatatgctggaaaataaagttaaagaAGAGAAGAATATACAGGCGCAATTATTGAACGAGAAGAATATgctgaaaaataaagttaaagaAGAGAAGAATATACAGGCGCAATTATTGAACGAGAAGAATATgctgaaaaataaagttgAAGAAGAGAAGAATATACAGGCGCAATTATTGAACGAGAAAAATAGACTTGAAGCTAAATTGAAAGAAACTGAAAAAGCCTTGAAGGAGGAACAGGAGGCAAAAGCAGAAACTTCtcagataatattaaatg cAAGCACATCAAGTGAAATTATCCCGAGCACATCGAATTGTATGCTCTTCAACTTTGACACTAACCAATATGAAACTACGGAATATGAAATAATCGATACCATAGATCTCACTACGTtaaatgaaaacattttaaagGCTAACATTAAAGAAGACGTTCTTGAAAAAGTGAATGACATTATGGATGAACAATTGACGTGTAACATATGCTCGGAATTATTTGTGAAACCGATGTTGTTAAGTTGCTCGCATACGTTTTGCTATCACTGCATAAAAATGTggaacaagaagaaaaaggagtgCCCTATCTGCAGGAAACCAGTAACATCGATGACTAAATCGTTagttttagataattttattgaaagtaTGGTCGAAAATTTACCTATTGAACTTAAAAATAGAAGACAAGAAATAatacgagaaagagaag tttcGGTGGCGGGATATAAGAGACGGTATTAA
- the Mcr gene encoding CD109 antigen, which produces MLVWILLSLLASGCGQFTQEFTTESTPRLPWNRYEDRDQNPGFGYRNSQSQNENVIFKESTYFVVASRMVRPGQVYRVAVNILHSPLPMTVRTSIQRNGVEIAADFQEVKEGIPETLMMRMPPTSVGGDYKLRVEGMYNSLTGGQAFLNETKLVFSQRSMTIFIQLDKPMYMQGETVRFRTIPIDTELKAYNNPVDVYMLDPNRRIMRRWLSRQSNLGTVSLSYQLSDQPVFGEWIVQVIAQNQVEEKTFLVEEYYQTRFEVNVTMPAFFFDNDPYIYGIVQANYTSGAPVRGNLTLKASFRPLERLRNPSALPIDAVERYFNFNEYYPSWFRILDVFEQRVPVLRFFNGTYHFQYPMQELLGFVSSTDGLEVTVVATVGERFLDEVIVGYSTARIFNSTTKIRFLGGTPQVFKPAMPFTLNLVASFHDNSPLRPTQLRDAMMEVRADVEMRTGGRRSIDTQYLRATPEHADVWTMKVDLRKQLGLEHDVDRANQILNDVSSMRVYAHITDGEGFRAQTELLLLVHESPNLKHIKISTSTEKPKVGEYMVFHVQTNFYIDSFNYLIMAKGIILLSGDDNMQHNIKTFAIPLSPEMAPVATAVVYYVGRYGEVIADSLTFPVNGISRNNFTVFINNKKARTGERVEVAIYGEPGAYVALSGIDRSFYTMQAGNELSYANVIMKMAHFDEDTNGTHTHIWQYHDGDPDEMVYFPSSTFGIDVNRTFEYIGLVVFTDAVMHRRPDLCNRTQGYGECLTGRCYRLDKKCDGVFDCEDGTDEARCIERNATDLAQFRKWRFNRIQRHYENVWLWKDINIGPHGRQIFNLDVPRRPVHWMVTVFSMSPSMGFGMLPKALEYTGVLPFYINVEMPSHSRQGEQIGIRVSVFNYMRYNIEATVVLSGSKDYKFVHVEDNGIVQSYKPRTSFGEHQFFIWIPAQDASIVYLPIVPVRLGDIKVHVYATTLIGRDSVTRTLHVEADGLPQYRHQSILLDLSNRAYVFQYMHVNITETPIISSYNEDRYYVFGSNKATISLVGDVVGPIFPTMPVNATSLMNLPMDCAEQNMFSFAANMYTTLYMRLINQRNRTQEKESFYYMNIGYQRQLSFMNPDGSFSFFRTDWNQSTPSVWLTAFCARIFQEASFYEWENYLYIDPEVIAQAVSWILKHQTPEGAFYEVTWLPDRKMNSSLNYRNDIITHRNISLTAHVLITLESVKDLTGGLGSQVALSAANAIKWLERNLKLLEERGKPYEIAIVAYALLVAKASTAEQAFNILARHARREGGLTYWGREQVPLPPYKMENQKPFLLPRLPYKYDSENIETTAYALLVHVARQEIFIEPIVKWLNAQRLTDGGWASTQDTVWAMKALMEYTVRSRIRDVSSLTVTVEATALPGKTKTLSVNDKNLARLQTIEIPEAWGTVKVQAKGAGYAILQMHVQYNVDIKRFQIQPPIKAFDLITRANFHGRNQSHISYLSCQRWTNLNESARSGMAVLDVGIPTGYIIQQQTLDKYILSRQVRNLQRARFQERKVLFYFDYLDNEETCVNFTVERWYPVANMSRYLSIRVYDYYSPERFNESIFDALPTYTLNICEVCGSSQCPYCPIYNAATLLATPGGFLLIASFIVTIMRYFRTQQFNDG; this is translated from the exons atgttggtTTGGATTTTACTATCGCTCCTGGCTTCTGGATGTGGCCAGTTCACCCAGGAGTTTACCACAGAGTCCACCCCGAGGCTTCCATGGAATCGTTACGAAGATAGAGATCAGAATCCAGGCTTTGGATATCGAAATTCTCAAAGTCAAAATGAAAATGTCATATTTAAGGAGTC taCATATTTCGTGGTTGCATCACGTATGGTTAGACCGGGTCAAGTGTATAGAGTTGCCGTGAATATTCTTCACAGCCCACTGCCTATGACGGTGCGCACATCAATTCAGCGAAATGGCGTGGAAATAGCGGCAGATTTTCAAGAGGTGAAGGAGGGTATTCCTGAAACCTTAATGATGCGTATGCCACCTACTTCCGTAGGTGGCGATTACAAGCTGCGCGTAGAAGGAATGTACAACAGCTTAACAGGCGGCCAAGCTTTTCTCAACGAGACGAAATTGGTATTCTCTCAACGCTCCATGACTATTTTTATACAGCTGGACAAGCCTATGTACATGCAGGGCGAAACCGTGCGATTCAGAACGATTCCAATAGACACGGAGTTGAAAGCCTACAACAATCCTGTGGACGTGTACATGCTGGACCCAAATAGAAGAATTATGAGAAGATGGCTCAGCAGACAGAGCAATTTGGGCACTGTATCGCTGTCGTATCAACTTTCCGATCAGCCGGTCTTCGGAGAGTGGATTGTGCAAGTCATAGCACAAAACCAAGTGGAAGAAAAGACGTTCCTTGTGGAAGAATACTATCAAACTCGTTTCGAAGTCAACGTCACGATGCCGGCGTTCTTCTTCGACAACGATCCTTACATTTATGGCATTGTTCAAGCTAATTACACATCGGGCGCGCCAGTGAGGGGTAATCTGACGTTGAAAGCGAGTTTCAGGCCACTAGAGAGACTTCGTAACCCGTCCGCATTACCAATTGACGCAGtcgaaagatattttaattttaacgaatatTATCCGTCGTGGTTCAGAATACTCGATGTGTTCGAGCAAAGAGTACCAGTGTTGAGATTTTTCAATGGAACGTATCACTTTCAATATCCTATGCAAGAATTATTAGGTTTCGTTTCATCGACCGATGGACTGGAAGTCACGGTGGTTGCAACGGTGGGCGAGAGATTTCTGGACGAAGTGATTGTCGGCTATTCTACAGCGAGGATCTTCAATTCTACCACGAAGATCCGCTTTCTAGGCGGCACTCCGCAGGTCTTCAAGCCGGCGATGCCTTTTACTTTGAATTTGGTGGCGTCCTTCCACGACAACTCGCCGTTACGGCCTACGCAACTCAGAGACGCTATGATGGAGGTCCGCGCGGACGTTGAGATGCGAACTGGCGGACGTCGCAGCATCGACACTCAGTATCTGAGAGCGACGCCGGAGCACGCGGACGTGTGGACCATGAAGGTGGACCTCAGGAAGCAGCTTGGACTCGAGCACGACGTCGATCGCGCTAATCAGATTCTAAATGACGTCTCCTCCATGCGGGTTTATGCGCACATCACGGACGGCGAGGGCTTCAGAGCGCAGACCGAACTGTTGCTGCTCGTTCACGAATCTCCAAATCTCAAGCACATCAAGATATCGACGTCCACGGAGAAGCCCAAAGTCGGCGAGTACATGGTGTTCCACGTGCAGACTAATTTCTACATCGACTCGTTTAACTATCTCATTATGGCCAAAGGTATAATACTTCTGAGCGGCGACGACAACATGcaacataatataaaaactttcgCGATACCTCTCAGCCCCGAGATGGCTCCCGTTGCAACAGCCGTGGTGTACTACGTCGGCCGCTACGGCGAAGTTATCGCAGACTCGCTGACCTTCCCGGTAAATGGTATCTCGCGCAATAATTTTACcgtatttattaacaataaaaaagcGAGAACGGGGGAACGCGTGGAAGTGGCGATTTACGGTGAGCCGGGGGCTTATGTCGCTTTGTCAGGCATCGATCGATCGTTTTATACCATGCAGGCGGGCAATGAGCTGTCGTATGCGAACGTCATTATGAAGATGGCTCACTTTGACGAGGACACCAACGGAACGCACACGCACATCTGGCAATATCACGATGGCGATCCAGACGAGATGGTTTACTTTCCATCGTCGACTTTCGGCATCGACGTCAACCGCACGTTCGAGTACATCGGCTTAGTCGTTTTCACGGACGCCGTGATGCATCGGCGACCGGATCTCTGCAACCGGACTCAAGGATACGGCGAGTGCCTGACCGGTCGGTGCTACAGACTGGACAAGAAGTGCGACGGCGTTTTCGACTGCGAGGACGGCACAGACGAAGCGCGATGCATCGAGCGAAACGCGACCGATTTGGCGCAGTTCCGCAAGTGGCGGTTTAACCGAATTCAGAGGCATTACGAGAACGTTTGGCTGTGGAAGGACATTAACATCGGCCCGCACGGTCGGCAGATCTTCAACCTAGACGTGCCGCGGAGGCCGGTACATTGGATGGTCACCGTGTTTAGTATGTCGCCGAGTATGGGCTTTGGTATGCTGCCGAAAGCCTTGGAGTACACCGGCGTTCTGCCGTTTTACATAAACGTGGAGATGCCGAGTCACAGCAGGCAGGGCGAGCAAATCGGCATCCGTGTGTCCGTCTTTAACTATATGCGTTACAACATCGAAGCAACGGTGGTTTTAAGTGGTTCTAAAGACTACAAATTCGTCCATGTCGAGGACAACGGCATCGTCCAGTCGTACAAACCGCGCACTTCTTTCGGCGAGCATCAATTTTTCATTTGGATCCCGGCTCAAGACGCGAGTATAGTTTATCTGCCCATCGTGCCGGTGAGACTTGGCGACATCAAGGTTCACGTATACGCGACTACTTTGATTGGCAGAGATTCAGTCACCCGCACTCTGCACGTCGAGGCGGACGGTTTGCCGCAATATCGCCATCAGTCGATTCTTCTGGATCTCAGCAATCGTGCCTACGTATTCCAGTACATGCACGTGAACATCACCGAGACGCCGATTATTTCGTCGTACAACGAAGACCGTTACTACGTCTTTGGATCTAACAAGGCGACTATCAGTCTTGTGGGCGACGTGGTAGGACCGATCTTTCCAACGATGCCAGTTAACGCGACGAGCCTCATGAATCTGCCCATGGACTGCGCCGAGCAAAACATGTTTAGCTTTGCCGCCAACATGTACACCACCCTCTACATGCGGCTGATTAATCAACGCAACCGTACGcaggaaaaagaaagcttCTACTATATGAACATTGGTTATCAACGGCAGCTGTCGTTTATGAACCCCGACGGATCCTTCAGCTTCTTCCGCACCGATTGGAATCAGTCGACGCCGAGTGTCTGGCTGACAGCGTTCTGCGCACGAATATTTCAAGAGGCCAGCTTCTACGAGTGGGAAAACTACTTGTATATCGATCCTGAAGTAATCGCTCAGGCAGTTTCTTGGATTTTGAAGCACCAAACGCCCGAAGGCGCGTTTTACGAGGTGACCTGGCTGCCGGACCGGAAGATGAATAGCTCTCTGAATTATAGAAACGATATTATCACCCATCGAAATATTAGTCTGACCGCTCACGTACTCATTACCCTGGAGAGCGTAAAAGATCTCACGGGTGGCCTGGGTTCTCAAGTGGCTCTAAGCGCGGCTAATGCCATCAAATGGCTGGAAAGAAATCTGAAATTGTTGGAGGAGCGCGGCAAGCCTTACGAGATAGCAATAGTGGCGTACGCGCTTTTGGTGGCTAAGGCTTCAACCGCCGAACAAGCCTTTAATATCTTGGCGAGGCACGCGCGAAGAGAAGGAGGACTAACTTATTGGGGCAGAGAACAAGTACCACTTCCTCCGTACAAAATGGAGAACCAGAAGCCCTTCCTGCTGCCGCGTTTACCTTATAAGTACGACTCTGAGAATATCGAAACGACCGCATACGCGCTGCTGGTCCACGTCGCCCGGCAAGAGATCTTTATAGAACCGATAGTTAAGTGGCTGAATGCGCAGAGATTGACGGACGGTGGATGGGCTTCGACTCAGGATACCGTTTGGGCGATGAAAGCTCTAATGGAGTATACAGTGAGGTCGAGAATCAGGGACGTCAGTTCTCTCACGGTAACGGTGGAAGCCACCGCGTTGCCGGGGAAAACCAAGACGCTGAGCGTGAACGATAAAAATCTAGCAAGGCTACAAACTATTGAG attccAGAAGCGTGGGGAACCGTAAAAGTGCAAGCGAAAGGTGCGGGCTACGCTATTCTACAGATGCACGTGCAATATAACGTGGATATAAAAAGATTCCAGATACAGCCGCCGATTAAAGCCTTCGATTTAATTACCAGAGCGAACTTCCACGGCAGAAATCAGTCTCACATCTCGTACCTTAGCTGTCAAAG ATGGACGAACCTTAACGAATCTGCGCGCTCCGGCATGGCCGTACTAGACGTGGGCATACCGACTGGCTATATAATTCAACAGCAAACTTTGGACAAGTACATTTTATCAAGGCAAGTGAGGAATCTTCAGAGAGCACGTTTTCAGGAAAGAAAGGTGCTTTTCTACTTTGATTATCTGGACAACGAAGAGACATGCGTAAACTTCACGGTAGAACGCTGGTATCCGGTCGCAAATATGTCGCGATACCTTTCTATTCGagtttacgattattattcgCCAG AACGTTTCAACGAATCTATATTCGATGCACTGCCTACTTATACGTTAAATATATGCGAGGTCTGCGGCAGCTCTCAATGCCCTTACTGCCCGATTTACAACGCCGCTACGCTTTTAGCTACGCCAGGAGGTTTTCTGCTAATTGCGTCATTTATTGTAACAATAATGAGGTATTTCCGAACACAGCAGTTTAATGACGGCTAG